One Papaver somniferum cultivar HN1 chromosome 10, ASM357369v1, whole genome shotgun sequence genomic window carries:
- the LOC113315047 gene encoding polygalacturonase 1 beta-like protein 3: protein MNRLHFLFSFLLLFSSSFLYVNGEKNPFTAKASLIRYWNLKISNNLTKPTFLISKASPLNAVDSSFYTKLADQNSLSTHLPSFCSSANLMCMTDLTPSLSKHSDDVSFTKYSERNFTNYGTNRLGGVDSFKNYSDDQNLAADSFRRYSRDSVGHSDKFSNYQPDGNVADTSFNSYATKATGGSGDFNNYNPNKNVPNLKFTSYADDGNGRVQEFTHYADNVNAGDEKFTSYGKNGNAVTSGFSSYGKSSNVMGSTFQNYGESGNAANDSFTSYAFDTNNPQNNFNNYGAEGNAATEKFTSYREQANVGDDSFTSYAKKSNSAKVDFINYGKSFNEGSDKFSGYGQKASNQQIGFAIYGINNSFTDYKDKKSISFAQYTKRTTSGIITSSLMEGHGHSGSTVNRWVEPGKFFRESNLKSGNVMPMPDIKDKMPNRSFLPRSISSKLPFSSLKISELKSIFHADENSTMEGILKNTVGECERVPSEGETKKCVGSIEDMIDFATSVLGQNVVVRSTESVKGSKEDIMIGQVKGINGGQVTKSVSCHQSLYPYLVYYCHSVPKVRVYEAEILDAKTKEKINKGTAICHVDTSSWSPTHGAFLALGSQPGKIEVCHWIFENDMTWARAD from the coding sequence ATGAACAGACtccattttcttttctcttttcttcttctcttttcatcGTCATTTCTTTATGTAAATGGAGAGAAGAACCCATTTACAGCAAAAGCTTCGTTGATTCGTTATTGGAATCTAAAGATTTCCAATAATCTAACAAAACCCACTTTTCTAATCTCAAAAGCATCACCGTTGAATGCTGTAGATTCATCATTTTATACCAAACTAGCTGATCAAAACTCATTATCAACTCACTTGCCATCTTTCTGTTCATCAGCGAATTTGATGTGTATGACCGATTTAACCCCGAGTTTATCAAAGCACAGTGACGATGTTTCCTTCACTAAATACTCTGAGAGAAACTTCACCAATTACGGTACAAATCGACTCGGTGGTGTCGACTCGTTCAAGAACTACTCGGATGATCAAAACCTGGCAGCTGACTCATTCAGAAGATACAGTCGTGACTCAGTTGGTCATTCAGACAAATTCTCAAATTACCAACCTGATGGAAATGTTGCTGATACTAGTTTCAATAGTTACGCAACTAAAGCCACTGGTGGTTCTGGCGACTTCAACAATTACAACCCCAATAAAAACGTACCCAATCTTAAATTCACCAGTTATGCCGATGACGGAAACGGTCGAGTTCAGGAATTTACGCATTATGCAGATAATGTTAATGCTGGAGATGAGAAATttactagttatggtaaaaatggtAATGCAGTTACAAGTGGGTTTTCGAGTTATGGTAAAAGCTCCAATGTAATGGGTTCTACTTTTCAGAATTATGGTGAGTCAGGTAATGCTGCCAATGATTCATTTACTTCTTATGCTTTCGATACAAATAACCCACAGAATAATTTCAACAACTATGGTGCTGAGGGAAATGCTGCTACTGAGAAATTCACTAGTTACAGAGAACAAGCAAATGTAGGTGATGATTCTTTTACATCTTATGCTAAGAAATCTAATTCTGCAAAAGTCGACTTTATAAATTATGGGAAATCTTTCAACGAAGGCAGTGATAAGTTCTCTGGGTATGGCCAAAAAGCAAGTAATCAGCAGATTGGGTTTGCGATTTATGGTATTAACAATTCTTTTActgattataaagataaaaaaagtaTTTCTTTTGCTCAATACACTAAGAGAACTACTTCTGGGATTATTACTAGTTCATTGATGGAGGGTCATGGTCACAGTGGCAGCACCGTAAATAGATGGGTTGAACCAGGTAAATTCTTCAGAGAGTCGAACTTGAAGAGTGGAAATGTTATGCCAATGCCTGATATCAAAGATAAGATGCCCAACAGATCATTTTTACCCCGGTCAATTTCATCCAAATTACCGTTTTCGTCTTTGAAAATTTCTGAACTGAAGTCCATTTTCCATGCTGATGAGAATTCAACAATGGAAGGGATTTTGAAAAATACGGTGGGTGAATGTGAGAGAGTTCCAAGTGAAGGTGAAACGAAAAAATGTGTTGGTTCGATTGAAGACATGATAGATTTTGCAACATCAGTGTTGGGTCAAAATGTTGTTGTGAGAAGTACCGAGTCAGTAAAAGGgtcaaaagaagatattatgATTGGTCAAGTCAAAGGAATCAATGGTGGTCAAGTGACGAAATCTGTTTCTTGTCATCAGAGTTTATATCCTTATTTGGTTTATTACTGTCATTCTGTTCCTAAAGTCAGGGTTTATGAAGCTGAGATTTTGGATGCAAAGActaaagagaagatcaacaaAGGTACTGCTATTTGTCATGTGGATACATCTTCTTGGAGTCCAACGCATGGAGCATTTTTGGCTTTAGGATCACAGCCAGGAAAGATTGAAGTTTGTCATTGGATCTTTGAGAATGATATGACTTGGGCTAGAGCCGATTAA